From the genome of Acidobacteriota bacterium, one region includes:
- a CDS encoding adenylosuccinate synthase has protein sequence MKMPMVIVGGQWGDEGKGKIVNLLSEAADLVARYQGGHNAGHTVTLGSSRYALHLVPSGILAAGKLCVIGNGIVIDPEALVTEIRSLKAAGIDVTGLRISDRAHFILPHHVLLDQLREARRGSGKIGTTGRGIGPCYESKYNREGVRAIFLRDPERLKIELARLSEAKNAHLKALFGHEGIPAEQVVARFLELAPEIEPLVTDTAALIQGYIREGRRVLCEGAQGTLLDVDHGTYPFVTSSNSTAGGACTGLGIPPNQIRSILGVFKAYCTRVGEGPFVTELKDATGDLIRERGREYGTTTGRPRRCGWFDAVAARYSVRLNGLDAAAVMLLDVLDAFDEVKVCVAYEFEGRRITEFPAAPWVLEKARPVLETLPGWRSATFGTTDWDALPEKAKAYVGRLEEHLGVSVALLSTGPDRAHTVVRDPSLRALLER, from the coding sequence ATGAAGATGCCGATGGTCATCGTGGGCGGCCAGTGGGGGGACGAGGGAAAAGGCAAGATCGTCAACCTCCTCTCCGAAGCAGCGGACCTCGTGGCCCGCTACCAGGGCGGCCACAATGCCGGCCACACGGTCACGCTGGGCAGCAGCCGCTACGCCCTCCACCTCGTGCCGTCGGGAATCCTGGCGGCGGGAAAGCTCTGCGTCATCGGCAACGGGATCGTGATCGATCCCGAAGCCCTCGTGACGGAGATCCGGTCGCTGAAGGCGGCGGGGATCGACGTGACCGGCCTGAGAATTTCGGACCGGGCCCACTTCATCCTTCCCCACCACGTTCTTCTGGACCAGCTCCGGGAGGCGCGCCGCGGGAGCGGGAAAATCGGAACGACGGGGCGCGGCATCGGCCCCTGCTACGAGAGCAAGTACAATCGGGAGGGCGTGCGCGCCATCTTCCTGAGGGACCCGGAGCGTCTCAAGATCGAATTGGCGAGGCTGTCGGAGGCCAAGAACGCGCACCTGAAAGCCCTCTTCGGCCACGAGGGGATCCCGGCGGAGCAGGTCGTGGCGCGGTTCCTGGAGCTGGCGCCCGAAATCGAGCCCCTGGTGACGGACACGGCCGCCCTCATCCAGGGGTATATCCGAGAGGGGCGGCGCGTTCTGTGCGAGGGCGCTCAGGGCACCCTTCTGGACGTGGACCACGGCACCTACCCATTCGTCACCTCCAGCAACAGCACGGCAGGCGGCGCCTGCACGGGCCTCGGCATTCCCCCCAACCAGATTCGCTCCATTCTTGGCGTCTTTAAAGCCTACTGCACCCGAGTGGGCGAGGGCCCCTTCGTAACGGAACTCAAGGACGCCACGGGAGACCTCATCCGGGAGCGCGGCCGGGAGTACGGCACGACGACGGGTCGGCCGCGCCGCTGCGGATGGTTCGACGCGGTGGCGGCCCGGTACTCGGTGCGCCTCAACGGGCTCGACGCCGCCGCCGTCATGCTCCTGGACGTCCTGGACGCCTTCGACGAGGTGAAGGTCTGCGTGGCGTACGAGTTCGAAGGCCGAAGGATCACGGAGTTCCCCGCGGCCCCCTGGGTCCTGGAGAAGGCCCGGCCCGTCCTGGAGACGCTTCCAGGCTGGCGTTCGGCGACCTTCGGAACCACCGATTGGGATGCCCTGCCCGAAAAAGCCAAGGCCTACGTGGGCCGGCTGGAGGAGCACCTCGGGGTTTCGGTGGCCCTCCTTTCCACCGGGCCCGATCGGGCCCACACCGTCGTGCGCGATCCCTCCCTCAGGGCGCTCCTCGAACGATGA
- a CDS encoding alkaline phosphatase family protein: MKRNALAASILLVLLASAWLLASSPRAPKVVVLGFDGADPALVRKYMAEGVMPNFARLDKEGGFQDLRVTNPPQTPVSWGAFITGWNPGRNQVFDFLARDIETYKPRFALMQEGSRRFLLGRHTKWAFAAIGLLAGLALGCWAAWLLRRRSVPGARWVPALAGVALAAGGWAFSVNYLPRRVPEAINHLKGTPFWERAASEGKRCLVFRVPDTFPAQPYPEGRLLSGLGVPDIRGRVGTPYVFTTDPSLTAGDNEFSVDIVPVPLDGPQPARVHIQGPFNKPFYEYVVDDAGGCATDPVVRAKLRQKEEERLKARGIAPTVDIPLDLTWDEAAGTCTYDVQGQSATLKRGQWSPWVRFDFALNPLVHVHGLARFYLLQAPPDLRLYLSPIHVHPEDHGIPISYPRDYAEQLMRRFGVYKTMGWAIDTWTISSGLADEGQFLSDVENTESDFERMMVSLLEDADWDLYVQVYEFTDRVAHILWRYMDEGHPLYDPAKAPAYQEAMRKAYIKMDRIVGKALAAMPEDAALLVLSDHGFASFRRAINYNRWLLDHGYLSLQADTGVMTLEDLFDDDRLLFKNVDWSKTSAYALGLGNIYINLRGRERQGIVSPGEEYDALCRRLQEELPKIVDPATGERAVHAVYRREEIYRDFDPDVVPDLRVTNTPNYRVSWQTSLGGAPESLFETNEKAWSGDHCSLDPSFVPGLLLSNRPLRPNPDMLDLAPTILDLLGVPPNQDLEGQSLVRPDRP; the protein is encoded by the coding sequence ATGAAGCGGAATGCCCTCGCGGCCTCCATCCTCCTGGTCCTCCTGGCGTCGGCCTGGCTCCTGGCGTCTTCGCCGAGGGCACCGAAGGTCGTCGTGCTGGGGTTCGACGGGGCGGACCCCGCCCTCGTCCGAAAATACATGGCCGAAGGCGTCATGCCCAACTTCGCCCGGCTGGACAAGGAAGGCGGCTTCCAGGACCTGCGCGTGACCAATCCTCCCCAAACGCCCGTCTCCTGGGGCGCGTTCATCACCGGCTGGAATCCCGGCCGGAACCAGGTCTTCGATTTTCTGGCGAGGGACATCGAGACCTACAAGCCCCGCTTCGCCCTGATGCAGGAGGGCTCCAGGCGCTTCCTTCTCGGCCGGCACACCAAGTGGGCCTTCGCCGCCATCGGACTGCTCGCGGGGCTGGCCCTGGGCTGTTGGGCGGCATGGCTCCTGCGACGACGTTCGGTCCCGGGAGCGCGTTGGGTGCCCGCGCTGGCCGGAGTGGCCCTCGCCGCCGGCGGGTGGGCCTTCTCGGTGAACTACCTTCCCCGGCGCGTCCCGGAAGCCATCAACCACCTCAAGGGGACGCCGTTCTGGGAGAGAGCCGCGTCGGAGGGGAAGCGCTGCCTCGTCTTCCGGGTGCCCGACACCTTTCCCGCCCAGCCCTACCCGGAGGGGCGCCTCCTCTCCGGGCTCGGGGTCCCGGACATCCGGGGCCGGGTCGGCACGCCCTACGTGTTCACGACGGACCCCTCCCTCACCGCCGGGGACAACGAGTTCAGCGTGGATATCGTCCCGGTTCCGCTGGACGGGCCCCAACCGGCCAGGGTCCACATCCAGGGCCCCTTCAACAAACCCTTCTACGAATACGTGGTGGATGACGCGGGGGGATGCGCCACGGACCCGGTGGTCCGCGCAAAGCTGAGGCAGAAGGAAGAGGAGCGGCTCAAGGCCAGAGGAATCGCCCCGACCGTGGATATCCCCCTGGACCTCACGTGGGACGAAGCGGCCGGGACCTGCACCTACGACGTGCAGGGGCAATCGGCCACCCTGAAGCGGGGCCAGTGGTCGCCCTGGGTGCGCTTCGACTTCGCCCTGAACCCGCTGGTCCACGTTCATGGCTTGGCTCGTTTCTATCTGCTCCAGGCCCCCCCCGACCTGCGGCTCTACCTCTCCCCGATCCACGTCCATCCGGAGGACCACGGCATTCCCATCTCGTACCCGAGGGACTACGCGGAGCAGCTCATGCGGCGCTTCGGCGTGTACAAGACCATGGGATGGGCCATTGACACGTGGACGATTTCATCGGGCCTGGCCGACGAAGGCCAGTTCCTCTCGGACGTGGAGAACACCGAGTCGGACTTCGAGCGGATGATGGTCTCTCTGCTTGAGGACGCGGACTGGGACCTCTACGTCCAGGTCTACGAGTTCACGGACCGGGTGGCCCACATCCTGTGGCGCTACATGGATGAGGGGCACCCCCTCTACGATCCGGCCAAGGCGCCGGCATACCAGGAGGCCATGCGGAAGGCCTACATCAAGATGGACCGCATCGTGGGAAAAGCCCTGGCGGCCATGCCCGAGGACGCCGCCCTTCTGGTCCTCTCCGACCACGGCTTCGCTTCCTTCCGGCGCGCGATCAATTACAACCGATGGCTGCTCGACCACGGGTATCTCTCGCTTCAGGCCGACACGGGCGTCATGACCCTGGAGGATCTCTTCGACGACGACCGGCTCCTCTTCAAGAACGTGGACTGGTCGAAGACGAGCGCCTACGCGCTGGGCCTCGGAAACATCTACATCAACCTGAGGGGCAGGGAGCGGCAGGGGATCGTATCCCCCGGTGAGGAGTACGATGCCCTTTGCCGCAGGCTTCAGGAGGAACTCCCGAAGATCGTGGACCCCGCCACGGGGGAACGGGCCGTTCACGCCGTGTACCGGCGCGAGGAGATCTACCGCGACTTCGATCCAGACGTGGTCCCCGACCTGAGGGTGACCAACACGCCAAACTACCGCGTTTCCTGGCAGACCTCCCTGGGCGGCGCGCCCGAGTCCCTTTTCGAGACCAACGAAAAAGCCTGGAGCGGGGACCACTGCTCCCTCGACCCCTCCTTCGTCCCCGGCCTGCTCCTTTCCAACCGCCCACTTCGGCCCAACCCCGACATGCTGGACCTGGCGCCGACCATCCTGGACCTCCTCGGCGTGCCCCCGAACCAGGACCTCGAGGGGCAATCCCTGGTTCGGCCGGACCGTCCATGA
- a CDS encoding peptidoglycan DD-metalloendopeptidase family protein, producing MRKALAAAAVLTAALWPFALRTAEEVEAQIRRLADQVGDIAGKQRGLLDQVDLLRRRIRLNEAVLQRLAQERARTASDLEAARRTLEETEHRQARAEEYLRARIRQQYALGLLQEYRLYFTVNSTQDLRAAGLYLQALTTRDAARLRELQRARRVQEETRSELQALTLRQEAQAAETVKEKAALESQQARLSVLLSRLDRERKTAEQALDESLRAARGMDRYMEDLAFRKRVEIFTKNMADAKGRLPAPCEGARGRGFGDYVHPRFRTRVPHPGLDLAAPLGTPVRAVFDGVVEYAGWLSGYGYTVILRHPGGYFTVYAHLDQITVTTGQSVFGREGLGTVGEIPSLGRTALYFEVREGGRAVDPAAWLEGGTHDD from the coding sequence ATGAGAAAAGCCCTCGCCGCGGCGGCCGTCCTCACGGCCGCCCTCTGGCCATTCGCACTCCGCACCGCCGAGGAAGTGGAGGCCCAGATCCGGCGCTTGGCCGATCAGGTCGGGGACATCGCCGGAAAGCAGCGGGGCCTTTTGGATCAGGTGGATCTGCTGAGGCGGCGAATCCGGCTCAACGAGGCGGTCCTACAGCGCCTCGCCCAGGAGAGGGCCCGGACCGCCTCGGACCTGGAAGCCGCCCGTCGAACGCTGGAGGAGACGGAGCACCGGCAGGCCCGGGCCGAGGAGTATCTTCGGGCCCGGATCCGCCAGCAATACGCCCTCGGACTCCTGCAGGAGTATCGACTCTATTTCACCGTAAACTCCACCCAGGACCTGAGGGCCGCGGGCCTCTATCTTCAGGCCCTCACGACGCGGGACGCCGCCCGCTTGCGGGAGCTTCAGCGGGCGAGGCGCGTGCAGGAGGAAACCCGGTCCGAGCTGCAGGCCCTCACCCTTCGGCAAGAGGCGCAGGCGGCGGAAACGGTGAAGGAAAAGGCCGCTCTCGAAAGCCAGCAGGCGCGCCTGTCGGTGCTCCTGTCGCGACTGGACCGGGAGCGAAAGACGGCGGAGCAGGCCCTCGACGAATCCCTTCGGGCGGCGAGGGGGATGGACCGGTACATGGAGGATCTGGCCTTTCGGAAGCGGGTGGAGATCTTCACCAAGAACATGGCCGACGCCAAGGGGCGCCTGCCCGCGCCGTGCGAAGGCGCGCGCGGGCGAGGGTTCGGCGACTACGTGCACCCGCGCTTCCGGACCCGGGTGCCCCATCCGGGGCTGGATCTCGCCGCGCCCCTCGGCACGCCCGTTCGGGCCGTCTTCGACGGCGTTGTAGAATACGCTGGATGGCTCAGCGGCTACGGGTACACGGTCATCCTGAGACATCCTGGAGGCTATTTCACGGTGTACGCGCACCTGGACCAGATCACGGTGACCACGGGCCAGAGCGTTTTCGGGCGGGAGGGCCTGGGAACCGTGGGAGAAATCCCCTCCCTGGGGCGTACGGCGCTGTACTTCGAAGTGCGCGAAGGGGGACGCGCGGTGGATCCAGCGGCCTGGCTCGAAGGGGGAACGCATGACGACTAG
- a CDS encoding S41 family peptidase, whose translation MTTRFWTGRLPLGAASLLLAGSLALTHGVQSRPDETPLDSESWDLFRRVFGMILKDYVDPKAPREIIRGALQGAAAAAGPESAYISPEEVAAYRSLGASTGSLPLYVTKGEDFARILAVYPGSPETLRPGTILRFIGSASTYDLTYPQVLSALRGKPGEAVSVTLMDPETWQSQTLSVTRQAPLPPRVLGLPGGAAALVLPCLEAAPSDAVLQALAKATGPVLVDLRQCASCDGAAAARWAGVLLGPGRGPRFKGPGGGERREETTGPGVLAGKKIRVLVDGSTARAGEALAAALVEAGGLLVGQPTYGTAARVEEFPLSDGGLLRMATAYYLAADGTLLEDKPMHPALALTPAPGEPLERIYAAALKAPPAPERPQDGHPKPGT comes from the coding sequence ATGACGACTAGGTTCTGGACGGGACGACTCCCCCTCGGTGCGGCCTCGCTCCTCCTGGCAGGCTCCCTCGCCCTGACGCACGGGGTGCAAAGCCGGCCCGACGAGACGCCTCTGGATTCCGAATCGTGGGACCTGTTCCGGCGCGTGTTCGGCATGATCCTCAAGGACTATGTGGACCCGAAGGCGCCTCGGGAGATCATCCGCGGGGCGCTCCAGGGAGCGGCGGCGGCGGCGGGCCCCGAGTCGGCCTACATCTCGCCGGAGGAGGTGGCGGCCTACCGGTCCCTTGGCGCTTCCACCGGGTCCCTTCCCCTCTACGTCACGAAGGGAGAGGATTTCGCCCGGATTCTGGCGGTGTACCCCGGAAGCCCGGAGACCCTCCGGCCGGGGACGATTCTCCGGTTCATCGGTTCGGCCTCCACCTACGACCTCACCTATCCGCAGGTCCTCTCGGCCCTCAGGGGGAAGCCGGGGGAGGCCGTCTCCGTGACGCTCATGGATCCGGAGACGTGGCAGTCCCAGACCCTCTCGGTCACCCGACAAGCGCCCCTGCCCCCCCGGGTCCTCGGCCTCCCGGGCGGAGCGGCGGCGCTGGTCCTCCCTTGCCTGGAGGCCGCCCCGTCGGACGCGGTTCTGCAGGCCCTGGCGAAGGCGACCGGGCCCGTTCTCGTGGATCTGAGACAGTGCGCCTCTTGCGACGGGGCCGCCGCCGCCCGCTGGGCCGGCGTTTTGCTCGGCCCCGGAAGGGGACCCCGCTTCAAGGGGCCCGGCGGCGGCGAGAGGCGCGAAGAGACCACCGGCCCTGGAGTGCTGGCTGGAAAGAAGATTCGGGTTCTCGTGGACGGCAGCACCGCAAGGGCGGGAGAGGCCCTCGCCGCGGCTCTCGTGGAGGCGGGGGGGCTCCTCGTGGGACAGCCGACGTACGGGACCGCCGCCCGGGTCGAGGAGTTCCCCCTGTCCGACGGCGGCCTCCTCCGCATGGCCACGGCCTACTACCTGGCGGCGGACGGCACCCTCCTCGAGGACAAACCCATGCACCCGGCCCTCGCGTTGACGCCCGCTCCGGGGGAGCCCCTCGAGCGAATCTACGCCGCGGCCCTGAAGGCCCCTCCGGCCCCGGAGCGCCCCCAGGATGGCCACCCGAAGCCGGGCACGTAA
- a CDS encoding divergent polysaccharide deacetylase family protein, translating into MGQAVLAVVLDDVGQSLDLAEAASGRLPAPVTFAVIPFLPASESSARLLHGRGFPVILHAPMEPLGPRRWRATPGTLLTGMAASEVERILLRDIEAVPHAEGVNNHMGSRATQDADLMRVVMGVLKERGLYFLDSRTSPLTVAHEAAREAGVPSASRAVFLDGEDDVGAIMAQLDTLVARSRKEGALVGIGHLRPNTVEALARRMPYWSSRSVRFVPLREVVR; encoded by the coding sequence GTGGGCCAGGCGGTTCTGGCCGTCGTGCTCGACGACGTGGGCCAAAGCCTGGATCTCGCCGAAGCGGCCTCAGGGCGGCTCCCGGCCCCGGTGACCTTCGCCGTGATCCCCTTTCTGCCGGCCTCCGAAAGCTCCGCGCGGCTCCTTCACGGCCGGGGCTTTCCCGTCATCCTCCACGCGCCCATGGAACCGCTCGGTCCGCGCCGCTGGCGTGCCACCCCCGGCACCCTCCTGACGGGGATGGCCGCCTCCGAAGTGGAGCGGATTCTCCTGCGGGACATCGAGGCCGTTCCCCACGCGGAGGGCGTCAACAATCACATGGGCTCCCGCGCCACCCAGGATGCGGACCTGATGAGGGTCGTCATGGGGGTTCTGAAGGAGCGGGGGCTGTACTTTCTGGACAGCAGGACCTCGCCCCTCACGGTGGCCCACGAGGCCGCCCGGGAGGCGGGAGTCCCGAGCGCCTCCAGGGCCGTCTTCCTTGACGGAGAGGACGACGTGGGTGCTATCATGGCCCAGCTGGATACGCTCGTGGCCCGGTCGAGGAAGGAGGGAGCGCTCGTGGGCATCGGTCACCTTCGCCCGAATACGGTGGAGGCCCTCGCCCGGCGCATGCCTTACTGGTCTTCCCGCTCGGTCCGGTTCGTCCCCCTGAGGGAGGTGGTTCGGTGA
- a CDS encoding protein kinase, which translates to MTAQGTPGTLPTAIGKYRIERVLGRGAMGVVYLGRDPTIDRPVAIKIVVLPDGLDAHKIAEFRERFLREARAAGRLSHPAIVTVYEADDGSASGVPFIAMEYVEGLPWNYKVRQGIKQDPDAILPLFREIASALDYAHKNGVVHRDIKPANIVQTPDGHVKLMDFGIAKVPTSELTREGQFLGTPAYMSPEQVMGRPVDGRADLFSLGTVLYELLTCKKPFPGEDISTVTYRIARDEPEPLLELNPSLPPEVVQMVRHLLEKDPQRRYATAGEFVEDIDAYMAGAALPHAGTALDNASAGVAEPTLVANGPKALPPKGAPAPVRTPPPLAPTPRRRLPLAVAVGGALLGLVVLGAVVLGAAALWSKARSGGPTGQTAEPAPVASQTPATTPQEAPPGPASPPAAPASGGTVQEPKETQPVQPVKPRRPPPPKTEPKPENAVPVRPAEPATHPAVKPPEHALVAYTFTSKILKGGFKIKVDGKDVVARDIQRKFTLKDETYTGTFTVPPGPHEVSFEIQTDIQNVSGSHAESRTFEAGQRLTLNIRMTRLNKELSFAWVE; encoded by the coding sequence GTGACGGCCCAGGGAACCCCGGGGACTCTCCCCACGGCCATCGGGAAATACCGCATCGAGCGCGTCCTGGGTCGGGGGGCCATGGGGGTCGTGTACCTGGGGCGGGACCCCACCATTGACCGCCCCGTGGCCATCAAGATCGTGGTCCTTCCCGACGGACTCGACGCCCACAAGATCGCCGAATTTCGGGAGAGATTCCTCCGCGAGGCGCGGGCCGCCGGCCGGCTCAGCCACCCCGCCATCGTGACCGTGTACGAGGCGGATGACGGCTCCGCTTCGGGCGTGCCCTTCATCGCCATGGAGTACGTGGAGGGGCTTCCCTGGAACTACAAGGTGCGCCAGGGCATCAAGCAGGATCCCGACGCCATCCTGCCGCTCTTCAGGGAGATTGCCTCCGCCCTCGACTACGCCCACAAGAACGGGGTCGTCCACCGGGACATCAAGCCCGCCAACATCGTGCAGACGCCGGACGGCCACGTGAAGCTCATGGATTTCGGCATCGCCAAGGTCCCCACCTCGGAGCTCACCCGGGAGGGCCAGTTTCTCGGAACGCCCGCCTACATGTCTCCCGAGCAGGTCATGGGCAGGCCCGTGGACGGCCGGGCCGACCTCTTCTCGCTGGGAACCGTCCTCTACGAGCTGCTGACCTGCAAGAAGCCCTTCCCGGGCGAGGACATCAGCACGGTCACCTACCGGATTGCCCGCGACGAGCCCGAGCCCCTCCTCGAGCTGAATCCGAGCCTCCCCCCGGAAGTGGTCCAGATGGTCCGCCACCTCCTCGAGAAGGACCCCCAGCGCCGGTACGCCACCGCGGGCGAATTCGTGGAGGACATCGACGCCTACATGGCGGGCGCGGCCCTCCCCCACGCGGGGACGGCCCTCGACAACGCATCGGCCGGAGTCGCGGAGCCGACCCTGGTGGCGAACGGTCCGAAGGCCCTCCCGCCGAAAGGGGCCCCGGCGCCCGTCCGAACCCCGCCTCCGCTCGCCCCGACGCCGCGGCGGCGTCTTCCCCTCGCCGTGGCCGTGGGCGGGGCCCTGCTGGGCCTCGTTGTTCTGGGGGCCGTGGTCCTCGGTGCGGCGGCGCTCTGGTCCAAGGCCCGATCGGGCGGACCGACCGGGCAAACGGCGGAGCCGGCTCCTGTGGCAAGCCAGACCCCCGCCACGACGCCTCAGGAAGCCCCTCCCGGTCCGGCCTCCCCTCCCGCGGCTCCCGCCTCCGGCGGTACCGTGCAGGAGCCAAAGGAGACCCAGCCGGTCCAGCCGGTGAAGCCCAGGCGGCCGCCCCCCCCGAAGACGGAGCCCAAGCCCGAGAACGCGGTCCCGGTCCGGCCCGCCGAGCCGGCGACGCATCCCGCCGTCAAGCCCCCGGAGCACGCCCTGGTTGCCTACACGTTCACGAGCAAGATCCTCAAGGGCGGGTTCAAGATCAAGGTGGACGGGAAGGACGTGGTGGCGCGGGACATCCAGCGGAAATTCACACTGAAGGACGAGACCTACACGGGGACCTTCACGGTGCCTCCCGGACCGCACGAAGTGTCCTTCGAGATTCAGACGGACATTCAGAACGTCTCGGGGTCCCACGCCGAATCCCGCACCTTCGAGGCGGGCCAGCGCCTCACCCTCAACATTCGAATGACCCGGCTCAACAAGGAGCTCAGTTTTGCGTGGGTGGAGTAA
- the ispE gene encoding 4-(cytidine 5'-diphospho)-2-C-methyl-D-erythritol kinase: protein MSPLRVHACAKFNLGLEVLGRRPDGFHEMRTVIQSLALSDVLDVYPAPSGLALECSDPSLPSGEENLVMRAARMLQEAFSCRKGARLRLLKRIPVQAGLGGGSADAAATLLALSRLWRLPGRPADLMPLAANLGSDVPFFLCGGTALGVGRGEEVYALPDAPRLEVVIALSPRGMPTARAYEQLDGRLTRANRVHTIQEIVQGIAEGKVGEGLLFNRFEEVSGQPEGDAAALRRALEKGGEGRLLLAGSGSAWLGLFSSREPAQESVRRMSHQGSRGILTHTLTRKDYWELTIPSQEKESLR, encoded by the coding sequence GTGAGCCCCCTTCGGGTCCACGCCTGCGCCAAGTTCAACCTGGGCCTTGAGGTGCTGGGGAGGCGCCCGGACGGCTTCCATGAAATGCGGACGGTGATCCAGTCCCTCGCGCTGTCCGACGTCCTCGACGTCTATCCAGCCCCCTCGGGTCTCGCCCTGGAGTGCAGCGATCCGTCCCTTCCTTCCGGGGAGGAGAACCTGGTGATGAGGGCCGCCCGAATGCTTCAGGAGGCCTTCTCCTGCAGGAAAGGCGCACGCCTTCGTCTCCTCAAGCGGATACCCGTTCAGGCCGGCCTGGGCGGGGGGAGCGCCGACGCCGCCGCGACCCTGCTGGCCCTGTCGCGGCTGTGGAGGCTGCCCGGCCGTCCCGCGGACCTGATGCCACTGGCGGCGAATCTCGGGAGCGACGTGCCCTTTTTCCTCTGCGGCGGGACGGCGCTGGGCGTGGGACGAGGGGAGGAGGTCTACGCCCTGCCGGACGCCCCCCGCCTGGAGGTCGTGATCGCCCTGTCCCCCCGCGGGATGCCCACCGCGAGGGCCTATGAACAGCTCGACGGTCGGTTGACACGGGCAAACAGGGTCCATACAATACAAGAGATCGTTCAGGGCATCGCCGAAGGGAAGGTGGGAGAGGGGCTTCTGTTCAACCGCTTTGAGGAGGTGAGCGGGCAGCCGGAAGGGGACGCCGCGGCGCTCCGCCGCGCTCTGGAGAAGGGCGGGGAGGGGAGGCTGTTGCTTGCGGGGTCGGGTTCGGCATGGCTGGGGCTCTTCTCCAGCCGGGAGCCGGCCCAGGAATCCGTAAGGAGGATGTCGCACCAGGGCAGCAGGGGAATTCTCACGCACACGCTCACGCGGAAGGACTACTGGGAGTTGACGATTCCGAGCCAGGAAAAGGAGAGTCTGAGATGA
- the spoVG gene encoding septation regulator SpoVG: protein MKITDIRIFPVDEPKLKAFVSIIFDQSFIVSDIKIIEGNSGLFLSMPSKKRKDGTFKDIAHPLNSETRKMMEDAVIAAYKESAGNKPAMSAHAAEEASFPEADPAMASESH, encoded by the coding sequence ATGAAAATCACCGACATCCGGATCTTCCCAGTGGACGAGCCCAAACTCAAGGCGTTCGTCTCCATCATCTTCGACCAGAGTTTCATCGTCAGCGACATCAAGATCATCGAGGGCAACAGCGGCCTGTTCCTGTCCATGCCGAGCAAGAAGCGGAAGGACGGGACCTTCAAGGACATCGCGCACCCCCTCAATAGCGAGACGCGGAAAATGATGGAGGACGCGGTGATCGCGGCCTACAAAGAATCCGCGGGAAACAAGCCCGCCATGTCCGCTCACGCGGCCGAGGAGGCCTCGTTCCCGGAGGCGGATCCGGCCATGGCCTCGGAATCGCACTGA
- a CDS encoding ribose-phosphate pyrophosphokinase, with the protein MDDKTVVFSGRGNPKLADRIADYLGIHLGNIKLTDFSDGENYCQILENVRGRDVFVIQPTCQPVNDNLMELLLIMDALKRASVQRVNAVIPYYGYARQDRKDKPRVPITSRMVADLLEAVGMDRLICVDVHAAQIQGFFNVPVDHLFAAPVLIAHIAKMGLPDLTVVSPDAGGVERARAYAKRLGTQLAIVDKRREVANVAEVMNVIGDVKGKSCFIVDDIIDTAGTLCETVKALMGKGARAVYAACTHPVLSGPAVDRLNASEITRVLVTDTIPIGDKIVRCPKIEVLSVAPLLGEAIHRIHDESSVSSLFV; encoded by the coding sequence ATGGACGACAAGACCGTGGTCTTCTCGGGTCGTGGCAACCCCAAACTCGCGGACCGGATCGCCGATTACCTCGGCATTCACCTCGGGAACATCAAACTCACGGACTTCTCGGACGGGGAGAACTACTGCCAGATCCTGGAGAACGTGAGGGGGCGGGACGTCTTCGTGATCCAGCCCACGTGCCAGCCCGTGAACGACAACCTGATGGAGCTCCTGCTCATCATGGACGCGCTGAAACGCGCCTCCGTCCAGCGCGTGAACGCCGTGATCCCCTACTACGGGTACGCCCGCCAGGACCGGAAGGACAAGCCGCGCGTTCCCATCACCTCGCGGATGGTGGCGGACCTCCTCGAGGCCGTGGGGATGGACCGGCTCATCTGCGTGGACGTGCACGCGGCGCAGATCCAGGGGTTCTTCAACGTCCCCGTGGATCACCTCTTCGCGGCCCCGGTGCTGATCGCGCACATCGCCAAGATGGGCCTTCCCGACCTGACGGTGGTCTCCCCGGACGCCGGCGGGGTGGAGCGGGCCCGGGCCTACGCCAAGCGTCTGGGCACGCAGCTCGCCATCGTGGACAAGCGGCGCGAGGTGGCCAACGTGGCCGAGGTGATGAACGTCATCGGCGACGTGAAGGGAAAGAGCTGCTTCATCGTGGACGACATCATCGACACGGCGGGCACCTTGTGCGAGACCGTGAAGGCCCTCATGGGCAAGGGGGCCCGGGCCGTGTACGCCGCCTGCACGCATCCCGTGCTGTCCGGTCCGGCGGTGGACCGGCTCAACGCCTCGGAGATCACGCGCGTGCTCGTCACCGACACGATCCCCATCGGAGACAAGATCGTGCGCTGCCCGAAGATCGAGGTTCTTTCCGTGGCCCCCCTTCTCGGGGAGGCCATCCACCGCATCCACGACGAGTCCTCGGTTTCTTCTCTCTTCGTTTGA